One stretch of Lucilia cuprina isolate Lc7/37 chromosome 6, ASM2204524v1, whole genome shotgun sequence DNA includes these proteins:
- the LOC111680371 gene encoding lamin-B receptor, translated as MDKPRRTTRGRPTKDAESVPTKTSTKTAIPVATASTGSSVGGRRSAAISNASTTSTDSSVSTRRASPGRTTRSSPSRRASPARTRTSPARTRTSPARTRTSPVRRSSRPRSTIPTVQPAAVAAPPTLASTKEEAEVKVTHTYLPTTLTTNTSTRAPGKITTTSSTQSSYSSTTQKTVEIRTTSASDINKLSDYIRRSVSKTFSTAGGGGGTGGRGTETREGSFTPSQHTEGESRYSRSVSRSVYDGDDRYSKAEFSDSEVNEREDVIAEENEAIVYEEDEHFKSFNATSVAQPTSFCRKLPVPKEFGGWFGVTLLMLLIPGLVFYLQWCCSPQKCEFKQPNFQGLLDKNYWFEDVFNGQTVGTYLAFHFGIFVLSAFLFGRGVRLPGAAEYKFNALPMTIVFLLAFAIAEYLKYPVADFIVKNYLRFGIYGLLNAYVVALWAYVRSDMLRQKDAALFNVYAKSGNILIDYALGRQLNPKWLGLVEFKQVFYKASLISTFMYAVCLIYKNVQLPWLPKETEGVVESVSYFVSHLKYDATALLCATMLLLYVLDSIIFEHHLASSFELQGEGFGCLLLLRYAATPYLVSAVAKYFYEHRTPLNCKFAAYIPLVLLTLGLGLKRLSNAIKYKYRVQPNHPHFANIETIHTFQGKRLLLGPVWGRLRQPNYLGDIIAIIALGLPLAMRFAWPPLVCLALIVLLLIHRCFRVNARNTSRYHSSWVRYRSIARHYLVPNIF; from the exons ATGGACAAACCACGACGTACAACACGAGGTCGACCTACAAAAGATGCAGAATCAGTGCCAACTAAAACAAGCACAAAAACAGCTATTCCTGTGGCAACTGCCTCTACCGGCAGCTCGGTGGGGGGTAGAAGAAGTGCGGCCATAAGTAACGCTTCGACAACAAGTACTGATTCTTCAGTATCAACACGCAGAGCATCACCAGGACGCACTACTAGATCCTCACCCTCTAGAAGAGCATCACCGGCACGTACACGCACTTCACCGGCTAGAACTCGAACCTCACCGGCTAGAACTCGTACTTCACCGGTGCGCAGATCTTCAAGACCACGTTCAACAATACCCACTGTACAGCCAGCTGCAGTCGCAGCGCCACCAACTCTAGCCTCAACAAAGGAAGAAGCTGAG GTAAAAGTCACACACACTTATTTGCCAACAACACTAACAACAAATACATCAACTAGAGCACCaggtaaaataacaacaacctcATCGACCCAAAGTTCTTATAGTTCGACTACACAAAAAACCGTTGAAATACGCACAACAAGCGCTTCGGACATTAACAAGTTAAGCGACTATATACGTCGTTCTGTTTCGAAAACATTCTCAACAGCTGGAGGAGGAGGAGGCACAGGCGGTAGAGGTACAGAAACACGTGAAGGCTCCTTTACGCCCAGTCAACATACTGAAGGTGAAAGTCGTTACAGCCGTTCGGTATCACGTTCCGTTTACGATGGTGATGATCGTTATTCAAAAGCAGAATTTTCCGATTCTGAGGTTAATGAAAGAGAAGATGTTATAGCTGAAGAAAATGAGGCCATAGTTTATGAGGAAgatgaacattttaaaagttttaatgctACCAGTGTAGCACAGCCGACCTCATTTTGTCGTAAATTACCGGTACCCAAGGAATTTGGTGGCTGGTTTGGTGTTACTTTGCTTATGTTGCTAATACCCGGCTTGGTGTTTTATTTACAATGGTGCTGTTCTCCTCAGAAGTGTGAATTTAAGCAACCTAATTTCCAAGGACTTTTGGATAAAAACTATTGGTTTGAGGATGTTTTTAATGGACAAACTGTGGGCACTTATTTAGCTTTTCATTTTGGCATTTTTGTTTTATCGGCATTTCTATTCGGTCGAGGTGTACGTTTGCCAGGTGCTGCTGAATACAAATTTAATGCCTTGCCCATGACTATAGTTTTCCTGTTGGCATTTGCTATAGCAGAGTATTTAAAATATCCTGTAGctgattttattgttaaaaactatttacGTTTTGGTATATATGGTTTATTGAATGCCTATGTAGTGGCCTTGTGGGCCTATGTGCGCTCCGATATGTTGCGTCAAAAGGATGCGGctctttttaatgtttatgcTAAGTCTGGTAATATTTTAATAGACTATGCTTTGGGACGCCAATTAAATCCCAAATGGTTGGGTTTAGTGGAATTCAAGCAAGTATTTTATAAAGCCTCTTTAATATCTACCTTTATGTATGCTGTCTGTttgatttacaaaaatgtaCAATTACCTTGGTTGCCCAAAGAAACTGAGGGAGTTGTAGAGAGTGTAAGCTATTTTGTTAgccatttaaaatatgatgcTACCGCTTTATTGTGTGCCACCATGCTTTTGCTATATGTTTTGGATTCTATTATATTCGAGCATCATTTGGCTTCTTCATTTGAACTACAGGGAGAAGGTTTTGGTTGTTTATTGCTTTTGCGCTATGCCGCCACTCCCTATTTAGTATCAGCTGTAGCCAAATACTTTTATGAACATCGCACTCccttaaattgtaaatttgcaGCCTATATACCTTTAGTGTTATTGACCTTAGGTTTAGGCTTAAAACGTTTAAGTAATGCCATCAAATACAAATATCGTGTACAACCCAATCATCCACATTTCGCTAACATTGAAACCATACACACATTCCAAGGTAAACGTTTACTTTTGGGTCCAGTATGGGGTCGTTTGCGTCAACCCAACTATTTGGGTGATATTATAGCCATTATTGCTTTAGGTTTGCCATTGGCCATGCGTTTTGCTTGGCCTCCTTTGGTTTGCTTGGCATTGATAGTCTTATTACTGATTCACCGTTGCTTCCGTGTAAATGCCCGAAATACCTCACGTTATCACTCTTCGTGGGTGCGTTATCGTAGTATAGCTCGTCACTATTTGGTGcccaatatattttaa
- the LOC111680384 gene encoding LOW QUALITY PROTEIN: ras guanine nucleotide exchange factor R (The sequence of the model RefSeq protein was modified relative to this genomic sequence to represent the inferred CDS: deleted 2 bases in 1 codon) gives MSTQPTVFITVPKYVAITPIQAAGTAVTTVGSTATTVLPKIRPAPPTQTPVAEQKNETTNETQAPKGKKRRLDHLTWEEKVQRKKLKNRVAAQTSRDRKKARMEEMEHEIEDLTEKTQILVNKCESLQVINDSLLEKNQKLDMEVELLRQQLQELQKQQQLHQQQQQQLQQQQQHKTVTCAGCESLLNGSAVSNNTDPLPQGSNHKDSQSSQETLSVLKLKQQLKKSATVSSLWRVIALCLLYKILLPDIEIDEGALDDAEFDAGKLEELAESLLADITADLEASDRACNAPVAETSSGTERLFGSMVGSTAECLESGQHKISYNGSCLEAIATETTTTTTPNTNQSISNHHNSLQTPELTLENKFEKETTTALQTPPTINTTTALITTVLPDNSATATVTPDTVYGTYDAKTNSITIVMDDVAVPVSEAVEEIYCDGVAASSSTDEVVCSSGMASPSQVYLNVASCSDDDEDEDDDVNFNLDPIEKFLCPKRPLVSPLAKSPAPSLHSATSDHGYESIIGSPSPPSHHFEPLSEDLSNDDFSTWPAGFNELFPSLI, from the exons atgtctaCACAACCAACAGTTTTTATAACAGTGCCCAAATATGTGGCCATTACACCAATACAAGCAGCTGGAACTGCTGTTACCACCGTAGGCAGCACAGCTACCACAGTTCTGCCAAAAATTAGACCAGCACCCCCTACTCAAACTCCGGTTGcagaacaaaaaaatgaaactacAAATGAGACTCAAGCTCCCAAGGGAAAAAAGAGACGTTTGGATCATTTAACATGGGAGGAGAAAGTACAGAGGAA aaaacttaaaaatcgcGTGGCGGCGCAAACATCGCGTGATCGCAAAAAGGCCCGCATGGAAGAAATGGAACATGAAATTGAAGATTTAacagaaaaaacacaaattttggtaaataaatGCGAATCGTTGCAAGTTATTAACGATTCGCTATtggagaaaaatcaaaaacttgatATGGAAGTTGAATTATTAAGACAACAATTGcaagaattacaaaaacaacaacaactgcatcagcaacaacagcaacagctccagcaacaacaacaacacaagacTGTCACCTGTGCTGGCTGTGAGTCCTTACTCAACGGATCTGCAGTATCCAATAATACTGACCCTCTGCCGCAGGGCTCAAACCACAAGGACTCCCAGTCATCACAGGAAACACTCAGCGTATTGAAGTTGAAGCAACAGCTGAAAAAGAGTGCAACAGTATCGTCCCTATGGCGTGTAATAGCTCTCTGCCTTCTCTACAAGATA CTCTTACCCGACATCGAAATCGACGAAGGAGCGCTCGATGATGCAGAATTTGATGCCGGAAAGTTGGAAGAACTTGCCGAAAGCCTGCTTGCCGATATCACCGCAGACCTGGAGGCAAGCGATAGAGCGTGCAATGCGCCTGTTGCCGAAACTTCAAGCGGAACAGAGCGATTGTTTGGATCAATGGTGGGGTCCACAGCAGAGTGCTTGGAATCCGGCCAACATAAAATCAGCTACAATGGCAGCTGCCTAGAAGCCATTGCAACagaaacgacaacaacaacaactccaAACACAAATCAATCAATTTCAAATCATCATAATTCCCTACAAACACCTGAACTAACAttggaaaataaatttgaaaaagagACAACTACAGCGCTGCAAACACCACCAACTATTAACACAACTACAGCCTTAATAACAACAGTTTTACCCGACAACTCAGCAACCGCAACAGTAACCCCAGATACTGTTTATGGTACATACGATGCTAAAACAAACTCCATAACCATAGTCATGGACGATGTGGCAGTTCCGGTTAGTGAAGCTGTTGAAGAGATTTACTGTGATGGTGTAGCCGCCAGTAGCTCTACAGATGAGGTTGTATGCTCTTCAGGCATGGCTTCACCCTCACAGGTTTACCTTAATGTTGCCTCCTGCTCAGATGACGATGAGGACGAGGATGATGATGTTAATTTCAATCTCGATCCcattgagaaatttttatgtcCCAAACGTCCTTTAGTCTCACCTCTAGCAAAATCTCCTGCACCTTCACTACACTCTGCCACATCAGATCATGGTTATGAATCTATAATTGGTTCCCCCTCACCACCCAGCCATCATTTTGAGCCTTTAAGTGAGGATCTCAGTAATGATGACTTCAGCACGTGGCCAGCGGGTTTTAATGAACTATTTCCcagtttaatatag